CGAACTGCCAGGGCACGCTGCGCAAGGTGTTCAACGCGGTGGGCGTGGTGTTCAAGGGCTCCGGCTTCTACCGCAACGACAGCCGCTCCTCGAGCACCAGCACGATCAGCGCGAAGTCGGACTCGTCGTCGTCCTCGTCGGACTCCTCGAAGTCGTCCTCGTCGTCCTCGGACTCCTCGAAGTCGGGCTCCTCCTCGTCGTCGAACTCGTCGGGCTCGTCCTCGTCCGGTGGCTCCTCGTCCGGTTCCAGCAAGACCAGCGCCGCCTGATCCCGCGCTCGTCGCGCGGGCCTGTGGACAACTGAATCGGCTTTTCCGGGGAAACTCGTACCTTCCCTGGCATGACGAACCTCTGGCACGACCTCATCCGCGCCGCCCGCTGGCACCGCCGGCTCCTCGCCGGCCTGTTCGCGGCGGCTGCCGTCTACTTCGGCCTGGCCTCCTTCTCACCGCCGGCCGCGGCGTCGACCGCGGTCCTCGCGGCAGCCCGCGACCTTCCCGGCGGCGTCACCCCGTCGGCCGGTGACCTCCGGGTGGTGCGACTACCACCGGCCTCGGTCCCCAACGGCGTCCTTCGACCGGACACCGATCTGGCCGACCGCGTCCTCGCGACCCCGGTGCGCGCCGGCGAACCACTCACCGACGCCCGATTCCTCACCCCCACAGCGGTTCCAGCCGGCCTGGTCGCCTACCCGCTCCGCCTCGACGATCCCGACATCGCCGCCCTCCTGCGCCCGGGCGACCACGTCGACCTGTACGCCGCCTCGGCCACGGCCGACCTTTCCGCCGCCCGCTTGGCGACTGAGGTCCGCGTCCTGGCACTGCCCGCGCCGAGCCGCTCGTCCGGTGGCGCTTTGGTGGTCCTCGCCACGTCTCCTTCGACCGCCGCCCGGTTGGCGCAGTCCACCACCAACTCGCGAATAGCCGTCGCTCTGACCCGGGACACCAGCTGACACGTTCACCGACCCCTTGAACGTCACTGAGCGGACATCTCCGACCACGATCCGCAGCCCTGCGGCGCGGTCCCTCGCCAGCCTCCGGACGGAGTCCTACGTTGGCCGGGTACAGATCGCCGCGGGTCCACCGGGACCCTCTCGTGGAGGCAGAAAGAGATGCTCAAGGGCTTCAAGGAATTCCTGATGCGAGGCAACGTCCTCGACCTGGCCATCGCCGTGGTCATCGGCACCGCCTTCGCCACCGTGGTGAAGACCGTCGTCGACAACCTGGTCAGCCCGCTGATCGCCTCACTCGGCGGCAGCAACGTGCAGGGGCTGGCCTGGACGGTCGTCGAGGGCAACCCGAAGTCGACCATCGACTTCGCTGCGATCATCAACGCGTTCATCGTCTTCTTCCTCACCGCGCTGGTCGTCTACTTCGTCCTCGTGGTCCCGATGAAGAAGATCCAGGACCGTCGCGCCGCCGCGGCCGCCGCCAAGGGCGAGGCCGAGCCGGAGCCGGAACCGCTGACCATGGACCAGCAACTCCTGGTCGAGATCCGCGACGCCCTCAAGGCCCGCCAGCAGTAGTCCGCCGTCGTCGGTGGCCCTGCCCGATCCCGGGCAGGGCCACCGACGAGACTCCCCCTCCCGCACACCCTCCGCGCACACCCTCCGCGCGCACCCTCCCGCACACCCTTCGCGCGCCCCCTCCCCGGACTGCGCCACCGACGAGGCCTCCCTCCCGCACGCTCCCCTCCCGCACGCTCCCCTCCCGCACGCTCCCCTCCCGCACGCTCCCCTCCCGCACGCTCCCCTCCCGCACGCTCCCCTCCCGCACGCTCCCCTCCCGGGCGCTCCCCTCCCCGCACGCCCTCTCCCGCGCTCCCCAATCCCCTGCGCTCTTTCCGGCCGCAGCGGCCCGAGCCACCGCAGACCTCCCCGGCCGCATCACCGCGGCGGCCAACCTCAACTGGTGACCGTCGGGTACCGCATCCACGTGCAGGCGACCGATTGGCCCTTGTTCCACTAGTCGACCAGGTCCGCGGCCACGTACTCGGAGCCGACCCGTCACGG
The Kribbella italica DNA segment above includes these coding regions:
- a CDS encoding MscL family protein codes for the protein MRGNVLDLAIAVVIGTAFATVVKTVVDNLVSPLIASLGGSNVQGLAWTVVEGNPKSTIDFAAIINAFIVFFLTALVVYFVLVVPMKKIQDRRAAAAAAKGEAEPEPEPLTMDQQLLVEIRDALKARQQ
- a CDS encoding SAF domain-containing protein → MTNLWHDLIRAARWHRRLLAGLFAAAAVYFGLASFSPPAAASTAVLAAARDLPGGVTPSAGDLRVVRLPPASVPNGVLRPDTDLADRVLATPVRAGEPLTDARFLTPTAVPAGLVAYPLRLDDPDIAALLRPGDHVDLYAASATADLSAARLATEVRVLALPAPSRSSGGALVVLATSPSTAARLAQSTTNSRIAVALTRDTS
- a CDS encoding FmdB family zinc ribbon protein, whose amino-acid sequence is MPTYQYQCTDCGEALEVRQSFTDDALTVCPNCQGTLRKVFNAVGVVFKGSGFYRNDSRSSSTSTISAKSDSSSSSSDSSKSSSSSSDSSKSGSSSSSNSSGSSSSGGSSSGSSKTSAA